In the genome of Capra hircus breed San Clemente chromosome 5, ASM170441v1, whole genome shotgun sequence, one region contains:
- the LOC108636083 gene encoding plexin-B2-like → MVVIAEPLQSWRQRRETATLHSVTVVGTEYVFHNDSKVVFLSPAVPEEPEAYNLTALIRMDGHQALLRTEAGAFEYVADPTFENFTGVSRSKSTSSFTRGAPT, encoded by the exons ATGGTCGTCATAGCTGAGCCGTTGCAGTCCTGGAGGCAGCGGCGGGAGACCGCGACCCTGCATTCCGTGACG GTCGTGGGCACGGAGTACGTGTTCCACAACGACTCCAAGGTCGTGTTCCTGTCCCCGGCCGTCCCCGAGGAGCCCGAGGCCTACAACCTCACCGCGCTCATCCGGATGGACGGGCACCAGGCCCTGCTCAGGACGGAGGCTGGTGCCTTTGAGTACGTTGCCGACCCCACCTTCGAGAACTTCACGGGGGTGTCAAGAAGCAAGTCAACAAGCTCATTCACGCGAGG GGCACCAACCTGA
- the LOC108636082 gene encoding myotubularin-related protein 5-like, which translates to MQRLETELGRPPERWKDAWDRVKAAQRLEGRPDGRVSGGTPGSLLVSSVPHHRRSLGVYLQEGPVGSTLSLSLDSDQSSGSSVSSSRQAARRSTSTLYSQFQTAESENRSYEGTLYKKGAFMKPWKARWFVLDKTKHQLRYYDHRADTECKGVIDLAEVEAVAPGTPAMGAPKTVDEKAFFDVKTTRRVYNFCAQDVPSAQQWVDQIQSCLSDA; encoded by the exons ATGCAGCGACTGGAGACTGAGCTGGGCCGACCCCCCGAGCGCTGGAAGGACGCCTGGGATCGGGTGAAGGCGGCCCAGCGCCTCGAGGGCCGGCCAGACGGACGTGTGAgcggg GGCACCCCCGGCTCCCTGCTGGTGTCCAGCGTGCCCCACCACCGCCGCTCGCTGGGTGTGTACCTGCAGGAGGGCCCTGTGGGCTCCACGCTGAGCCTCAGCCTGGACAGTGACCAGAGCAGCGGCTCTTCCGTGTCCAGCTCGCGGCAGGCAGCCCGCCGCAGCACCAGCACCCTCTACAGCCAGTTCCAGACGGCGGAGAGTGAGAACAG GTCCTACGAGGGCACCCTGTACAAGAAAGGTGCCTTCATGAAGCCCTGGAAGGCCCGCTGGTTTGTGTTGGACAAGACGAAGCACCAG CTGCGCTACTACGACCACCGCGCTGACACGGAGTGCAAGGGTGTCATCGACCTGGCCGAGGTGGAGGCTGTGGCGCCAGGCACGCCGGCCATGGGCGCCCCCAAGACCGTGGACGAGAAGGCTTTCTTTGAC GTGAAGACGACGCGTCGTGTTTACAACTTCTGTGCCCAGGACGTGCCGTCAGCCCAGCAATGGGTGGACCAGATCCAGAGCTGCCTGTCGGACGCCTGA